In the genome of Pogona vitticeps strain Pit_001003342236 chromosome 13, PviZW2.1, whole genome shotgun sequence, one region contains:
- the ROGDI gene encoding protein rogdi homolog, giving the protein MAALASGAERAVLEEEFKWLLREEVHTVLRQLQDILKEASHRFTLPVGGAEGSIKQENFILGSSNVDQVKGILTLQADALCQADINLKMPRNNQLLHFAFRDDKQWKLQQIQDARNHVNQAIYLLTNRSANYQFKTGCEVLKLMDAVMLQLSRARNRLTTPATLTLPEIASSGLTKMFTPALPPDILVNFYINLNKLCLTVYQLHALQPSSTKNFRPAGGSILHNPGAMFEYNNQRYEVSHVHKVECVVPWLNDALVFFTVSLQLCQQLKDKIAVFSGYWNYKLY; this is encoded by the exons ATGGCGGCGCTGGCGAGCGGGGCCGAGCGGGCCGTCCTG GAAGAAGAGTTCAAGTGGCTTCTACGAGAGGAGGTCCATACTGTCCTTCGGCAATTGCAAGATATTCTGAag GAAGCATCTCATCGGTTTACGTTGCCCGTTGGCGGCGCCGAGGGATCCATCAAGCAGGAGAACTTTATTCTGGGTAGTTCGAA TGTTGACCAGGTCAAAGGAATCCTGACCCTTCAGGCTGATGCCCTCTGCCAGGCA GATATTAACTTGAAAATGCCCAGGAATAACCAGCTTCTGCATTTCGCGTTCCGGGACGATAAGCAGTGGAAACTCCAGCAG ATTCAGGATGCAAGGAATCATGTCAACCAAGCGATCTACTTGCTGACCAACCGGAGCGCCAATTACCAGTTCAAGACGGGATGTGAGGTCCTCAAG CTGATGGACGCCGTGATGTTGCAGTTGAGCCGGGCTCGGAATCGCCTCACCACTCCAGCGACGTTGACTCTGCCGGAAATCGCCTCCAGCGGCCTCACG AAGATGTTCACGCCTGCTTTGCCTCCAGATATCCTGGTGAACTTTTACATCAACCTGAATAAGCTGTGCTTGACGGTCTACCAGTTGCATGCGCTGCAGCCCAGTTCCACTAAG aaTTTCAGACCTGCTGGCGGGTCCATCCTCCACAACCCAGGGGCCATGTT TGAGTACAACAACCAGAGATATGAAGTCAGTCATGTGCACAAGGTGGAGTGCGTGGTGCCCTGGCTGAACGACGCCCTCGTTTTCTTCACGGTGTCCCTGCAGTTATGCCAGCAGCTAAAGGACAAG ATTGCGGTGTTTTCCGGCTACTGGAACTACAAGCTCTACTGA
- the SMIM22 gene encoding small integral membrane protein 22, whose amino-acid sequence MGSSGKDFGQELSDQINDVLSRLESKEMFQSTWDIVAFAIFFTFIGVILLLVFLVLIRCFCCCCECDSPRSYNKIPRKKVGIDNMGLEP is encoded by the exons ATGGGATCTTCGGGCAAAGATTTTGGCCAAGAGCTAAGTGATCAGATCAACGATGTTCTGAGCCGGCTGGAAAGCAAAGAGATGTTCCAGTCCACCTGGGACATCGTAgcctttgctattttttttaccTTCATAG GCGTGATCCTCTTGTTGGTCTTCCTCGTTCTGATCcgctgcttttgctgctgctgcgaGTGCGATTCTCCGAGATCCTACAACAAG ATCCCCAGGAAAAAAGTTGGCATCGATAACATGGGCCTGGAGCCTTAA